A part of Capsicum annuum cultivar UCD-10X-F1 chromosome 6, UCD10Xv1.1, whole genome shotgun sequence genomic DNA contains:
- the LOC107874674 gene encoding calmodulin-like protein 3 — MSTEELRRVFQIFDRNSDGRITKNELNDSLENMGIYIPDDELTQMIAKIDVNGDGCVDMDEFGSLYRTIMDERNEEEDMREAFNVFDQNGDGYICVDELKEVLASLGLKQGRTLEDCKQMINKVDIDGDGMVDFDEFKQMMRAGAFATLS, encoded by the coding sequence ATGAGCACAGAGGAACTCCGACGTGTATTCCAAATATTCGATCGTAACAGCGACGGGCGAATAACGAAAAATGAACTAAACGATTCGTTAGAGAACATGGGAATATACATACCTGATGACGAACTAACACAGATGATCGCGAAGATCGACGTTAACGGAGACGGATGCGTTGACATGGATGAATTCGGCTCACTTTATCGAACTATCATGGATGAACGCAACGAGGAGGAAGATATGCGTGAAGCGTTCAATGTGTTTGATCAAAATGGGGATGGATACATTTGTGTTGATGAATTGAAGGAAGTTCTGGCTTCGTTGGGATTAAAACAGGGAAGGACATTAGAGGATTGTAAGCAAATGATTAACAAAGTGGATATTGATGGAGATGGAATGGTCGATTTTGATGAGTTTAAACAGATGATGAGAGCAGGTGCTTTTGCTACATTGAGTTAG